One genomic segment of Dehalogenimonas alkenigignens includes these proteins:
- a CDS encoding 4Fe-4S binding protein gives MKPDKASGSVGDIIKLEVTVALTHRNCPVPIADTKFKLTSNIKVTEQTQWVLTGRDTYKATLSVQLISPGTGKLEVIRDCVKEGGYASITITIGAAGAAAVQPSESQQSSGLPASETEPAIEPSGQADDEPEMSWGEAFKEAFAQPFIWAYLGLAAFAYAGLMMRKRRWRYISLAFSMVYLGFFLGLCPCSIGAMQNFVLHLGDAKQYLAQFIVLAIPIALTLFLGRLYCGWVCPMGAVQQFLYRKDLAIKLPDGLGVRLRKLRFVVLGGILIAALYTGTTAFAEIDPFKSLFNAQIAPVPTTLLALLIISSVFIFTPWCRFLCPMGAVLSVVAKLARRQVAFTAECKNCGACAKSFCDYKAIVPGKPLPVIAQNECARCGECLSRCPRGAMEYNRPEGGTSNAPAPSIPVPGLGVVPGVSLANE, from the coding sequence TTGAAGCCGGATAAAGCATCAGGGAGTGTCGGGGATATTATCAAACTTGAAGTCACGGTGGCGCTGACTCATCGCAACTGTCCGGTACCCATTGCCGATACTAAATTTAAACTCACCAGCAATATTAAAGTGACCGAACAGACCCAGTGGGTTTTAACCGGTCGGGATACGTACAAAGCCACCCTCAGCGTTCAACTTATCTCGCCGGGGACCGGGAAACTGGAGGTAATCCGGGATTGCGTTAAAGAAGGCGGATACGCCTCGATAACCATAACCATCGGCGCCGCCGGCGCGGCAGCGGTTCAACCATCTGAAAGCCAACAATCCTCAGGACTGCCAGCCAGCGAGACCGAACCGGCCATCGAACCCTCCGGGCAAGCTGATGATGAACCGGAAATGTCATGGGGTGAAGCCTTCAAAGAAGCTTTTGCCCAACCTTTTATCTGGGCTTATCTCGGACTGGCGGCTTTCGCTTACGCCGGTTTAATGATGAGGAAGCGCCGCTGGCGTTATATTTCGCTTGCTTTTTCGATGGTGTACCTGGGTTTTTTCCTTGGGTTGTGTCCCTGCTCTATCGGCGCGATGCAGAACTTCGTTTTGCATCTGGGAGACGCAAAACAGTACCTGGCCCAATTCATTGTGCTGGCGATTCCGATTGCTCTCACTCTCTTTTTAGGCAGGCTCTACTGCGGTTGGGTCTGCCCGATGGGCGCGGTGCAGCAATTTCTTTATCGGAAGGATCTGGCGATAAAGTTGCCGGATGGGTTAGGAGTCAGGTTAAGGAAACTGCGTTTTGTGGTACTCGGCGGCATATTGATCGCCGCTTTGTATACCGGGACTACCGCTTTTGCCGAGATTGATCCTTTCAAATCGCTCTTCAACGCGCAGATCGCGCCGGTACCGACCACGCTGCTCGCGCTGCTCATCATAAGTTCAGTGTTCATCTTTACGCCGTGGTGCCGTTTCCTGTGCCCGATGGGAGCGGTACTGTCGGTAGTGGCAAAATTGGCCCGGCGCCAGGTCGCTTTCACGGCAGAGTGTAAAAACTGCGGCGCCTGCGCCAAATCCTTCTGTGATTACAAAGCTATCGTACCCGGGAAACCTCTGCCGGTAATCGCTCAGAATGAATGCGCTCGATGCGGTGAATGCCTTTCCCGCTGCCCTCGCGGAGCGATGGAATACAACCGGCCTGAAGGAGGCACTTCAAACGCGCCGGCGCCTTCAATTCCGGTTCCGGGACTAGGGGTCGTTCCGGGTGTTTCACTCGCGAACGAATGA
- a CDS encoding RNA recognition motif domain-containing protein — protein MNIYVGNLALSVTEAELRQEFVAFGTVTAVTMMNDTHFGSGQPRAYCYVEMPSKNEGELAVSVMNGKSLQGRIMNVIQAMPISPEAHDGRRTRTQGIRSHRFIR, from the coding sequence ATGAATATCTATGTAGGCAACCTCGCATTATCTGTTACCGAGGCTGAATTGCGGCAGGAGTTCGTTGCCTTCGGCACTGTCACTGCGGTGACCATGATGAATGATACTCATTTTGGCAGCGGCCAACCGCGGGCTTACTGTTATGTCGAAATGCCCTCGAAAAACGAAGGGGAGTTGGCTGTATCAGTCATGAATGGCAAAAGTCTGCAGGGCAGGATAATGAACGTAATTCAAGCCATGCCCATTTCACCTGAAGCGCATGACGGTCGAAGAACCCGGACTCAGGGCATAAGATCTCACCGCTTCATTCGCTGA
- a CDS encoding CxxC-x17-CxxC domain-containing protein translates to MAFEAKTISCCDCGSNFIFSVEDQEFFQTKGFSNAPKRCPACRSARKTERTGVSNYTSSYNTRQMFPATCSDCGKATQVPFEPRNGKPVYCSDCYRKVSANR, encoded by the coding sequence ATGGCTTTTGAAGCAAAAACAATCTCTTGCTGCGATTGTGGTTCCAATTTTATCTTTAGTGTTGAAGATCAGGAGTTCTTCCAGACTAAGGGTTTTTCCAACGCTCCCAAGCGCTGCCCTGCCTGTCGGTCAGCCCGCAAGACTGAACGCACCGGGGTTTCGAACTACACCAGCAGCTACAACACCCGCCAGATGTTTCCGGCGACGTGTTCCGATTGCGGCAAAGCTACACAGGTTCCTTTTGAACCCCGTAACGGTAAACCCGTTTATTGTAGCGACTGCTATCGCAAAGTAAGCGCGAACCGGTAA
- the nifS gene encoding cysteine desulfurase NifS: MKLVYLDNAATTPVDPRVKGAMLPYLEDHFGNPSSVHSAGQAVRHAVEEARGSVAALIGGRADEIYFTSGGTEADNWALKGTAWAKSDKGNHIITTSVEHHAVIEACHYLSKHGFEITLLPVDRYGMVDPEDVSKAVTPKTILISVMHANNEIGTIQPVAEIGKIARERGVLFHVDAVQTAGHLPVNVNSLNADMLSVSGHKLYGPKGTGALYIRKGTRIDSLLSGGSQERGKRPGTENVPGIVGFGKAADIARTEMAAETERLYLLRDRLSSELLDRIPDSQLNGHPAVRLPNNVNISFSYVEGESLVLNLDFEGICASTGSACSSSSLEPSHVLLACGKIAEEAHGSLRFSLGKFTRDSDIDAVIEALPRIVKKLRAMSPLAPRAAAR, translated from the coding sequence ATGAAACTCGTCTATCTCGATAACGCCGCCACCACGCCGGTCGATCCAAGAGTCAAAGGGGCCATGCTGCCGTATCTCGAGGATCATTTCGGCAACCCGTCGTCCGTCCACTCCGCCGGGCAAGCCGTCCGTCACGCCGTGGAGGAGGCCCGCGGCAGCGTCGCCGCCCTCATCGGCGGCCGCGCCGATGAGATCTATTTCACCAGCGGCGGCACCGAGGCCGACAACTGGGCTTTGAAGGGTACCGCCTGGGCTAAGTCCGACAAGGGCAATCACATCATCACCACCTCTGTTGAGCACCATGCCGTCATCGAGGCCTGCCACTATCTCTCGAAACATGGCTTCGAGATCACTCTATTGCCGGTAGATAGATATGGCATGGTCGACCCCGAGGATGTGAGTAAAGCCGTCACTCCCAAAACCATTCTTATATCAGTAATGCACGCCAATAATGAGATCGGCACCATCCAGCCGGTGGCTGAGATCGGCAAAATTGCCCGCGAGCGCGGCGTCCTATTTCACGTCGATGCCGTCCAGACGGCCGGCCACCTGCCGGTCAACGTCAACAGCCTGAACGCCGATATGCTGTCGGTTTCCGGCCACAAGCTCTACGGGCCCAAGGGTACCGGAGCCCTCTACATCAGAAAGGGCACCAGGATTGACTCGCTGCTCTCCGGCGGCAGTCAGGAGCGGGGCAAGCGCCCTGGCACGGAGAATGTGCCCGGTATTGTCGGCTTCGGCAAGGCGGCGGATATCGCCAGAACGGAAATGGCCGCCGAGACCGAAAGACTGTACCTGCTCCGCGACCGTCTGTCGTCGGAGCTGCTGGATCGTATTCCGGACAGCCAGCTTAACGGCCACCCTGCCGTGCGCCTGCCCAACAACGTCAACATCTCGTTCAGCTACGTCGAGGGTGAATCTCTGGTCCTCAATCTGGACTTCGAGGGCATTTGCGCCTCCACCGGCTCGGCCTGCAGTTCGTCGTCCCTGGAACCGTCGCATGTCCTCCTGGCCTGCGGCAAGATCGCCGAGGAGGCTCACGGCTCGCTGCGCTTCAGCCTGGGCAAGTTCACCCGGGATTCGGATATCGACGCCGTCATCGAAGCCCTGCCCCGTATCGTGAAAAAACTTAGAGCCATGTCCCCCCTGGCCCCCAGGGCGGCGGCTCGATAG
- the nifU gene encoding Fe-S cluster assembly scaffold protein NifU, with protein sequence MTHSGPAAYSPLVIDHVKNPRNIGEMDRPDGVGRVGNPVCGDVMELYIRVKDRIITDASFKTFGCGAAIATSSMVTEMVKGKTVDEALEISNKAVAEALGGLPPVKMHCSVLAEEALKKAVENYYERRGEKPPFGTAVKEHHH encoded by the coding sequence ATGACCCATTCCGGACCGGCCGCCTACAGCCCCCTGGTTATCGACCACGTTAAAAATCCGCGCAATATCGGCGAAATGGACCGTCCCGACGGCGTCGGCAGGGTGGGCAACCCTGTCTGCGGCGACGTCATGGAGCTTTACATCCGGGTCAAGGACAGGATTATCACCGACGCCTCCTTCAAAACCTTCGGCTGCGGCGCCGCTATCGCCACTTCTTCGATGGTGACGGAGATGGTCAAAGGCAAAACCGTTGATGAGGCGCTGGAGATCTCCAACAAGGCCGTCGCCGAAGCCTTGGGCGGCCTGCCGCCGGTCAAGATGCACTGCTCGGTGCTGGCCGAGGAAGCCCTCAAAAAGGCTGTCGAAAACTACTACGAGCGCCGCGGCGAAAAGCCGCCGTTTGGGACGGCGGTGAAGGAGCATCACCACTAA
- a CDS encoding RrF2 family transcriptional regulator, translated as MKLSTRARYGTRAMLDLAQHYGEEVIPLKDIARRQQISLPYLEHLVGPLVDARLIQSVRGARGGLKLAKSPESIRLSEVVSLLEGSIEPVDCVHSPDKCHRSRFCATRDIWDDVGKAMTSVLEQTTLADLVAKQRAKMSPEAEMYYI; from the coding sequence ATGAAACTCAGCACCCGCGCCCGCTACGGCACCCGCGCCATGCTCGACCTGGCGCAGCACTACGGCGAGGAAGTGATCCCTTTGAAGGACATCGCCCGCCGCCAGCAGATCTCATTACCCTACCTGGAGCATCTGGTGGGACCGCTGGTCGATGCCCGGCTCATCCAATCGGTTCGCGGCGCCCGCGGCGGCCTGAAACTGGCCAAATCCCCCGAAAGCATCAGGTTGAGCGAGGTGGTCAGCCTGCTGGAAGGCTCCATCGAGCCGGTTGACTGCGTTCACAGCCCGGACAAGTGCCACCGTTCCCGGTTCTGCGCCACCAGGGATATCTGGGACGATGTAGGTAAGGCGATGACCTCCGTGCTGGAGCAAACCACCTTGGCCGACTTGGTGGCTAAACAGCGGGCCAAAATGTCTCCCGAAGCTGAAATGTACTACATCTGA
- a CDS encoding reductive dehalogenase: MKGFHSTISRRDFMKSLGIAGAGIGAAAAAGPAFHDLDEMASAGKQSHAWWVKERDYENITTEVDWQTYKNFDAVAHPATPVSDEVKAVTAARVAKDKADGLAGKVPGADRRGFAWYTAAGRGGTAPAWDGETSFWKPSEGDVTSPYNESPEYNTQVMRAALHSFGTPAVGVVELTPNIKKLFNKDLISWEDRNDAVLDGKVYRFPNKYKYMLVWETQMSATQATYNYKADDSNPSGYGSSVPIGRMDAQGYNYGRVVMAQATSFLKGLGYAAVRPGSSFFLQNSAYGIFAGLSEQARPNYRMSPGYGLCSRQADITITDMPLAPTKPIDFGGHRFCNTCKRCGEVCPSQSIDMRDEPSWDTVVPKNNPGIKAFWMNWDTCAGFGSPVNCGICQPTCPFNHPTEAIIHPVVRATAANTGIFNKFFADMDRVFGYGKVRSAEEMEAWWTRDLATYKGDTILGSGKYIW, encoded by the coding sequence ATGAAGGGTTTCCATTCAACAATCAGCCGCCGGGACTTCATGAAATCGCTCGGAATCGCCGGAGCGGGAATCGGCGCCGCGGCGGCTGCCGGGCCGGCCTTCCACGATCTGGATGAAATGGCCAGCGCCGGCAAACAGTCTCATGCCTGGTGGGTTAAAGAGCGCGACTATGAGAATATTACAACTGAGGTTGACTGGCAGACATACAAGAACTTCGATGCTGTTGCTCATCCGGCTACCCCTGTTTCCGATGAAGTCAAGGCGGTCACAGCCGCCAGGGTAGCCAAGGATAAGGCCGACGGTCTGGCCGGTAAGGTTCCCGGCGCCGACCGACGAGGTTTTGCCTGGTACACGGCTGCAGGCCGCGGCGGTACAGCGCCGGCCTGGGATGGCGAGACCTCGTTCTGGAAACCTTCAGAAGGTGACGTCACTTCCCCTTACAATGAATCGCCCGAATACAACACCCAGGTCATGAGAGCCGCCCTTCACTCTTTCGGCACCCCGGCGGTGGGGGTCGTCGAACTCACGCCTAACATTAAAAAGTTGTTCAACAAAGATCTTATCTCCTGGGAAGACCGGAACGATGCCGTTCTTGATGGGAAAGTGTACCGGTTCCCCAACAAGTACAAATACATGCTGGTCTGGGAAACCCAAATGTCTGCTACCCAAGCGACCTATAACTACAAGGCTGACGATTCTAATCCCTCCGGCTACGGCTCATCGGTTCCTATCGGCCGTATGGATGCTCAAGGCTACAATTACGGCCGCGTGGTGATGGCTCAGGCGACGTCGTTCTTAAAGGGCCTAGGGTATGCAGCCGTCCGGCCGGGGTCCAGTTTCTTCCTCCAGAACTCCGCCTACGGCATCTTTGCCGGCCTTTCAGAGCAAGCACGCCCTAACTACCGCATGAGCCCGGGCTACGGCTTGTGCAGCCGGCAGGCTGACATTACCATTACCGATATGCCGCTGGCGCCGACCAAACCGATTGATTTCGGTGGCCATCGTTTTTGCAACACCTGTAAACGATGCGGCGAGGTCTGCCCCAGCCAGTCCATCGATATGAGGGACGAGCCTTCATGGGATACGGTAGTACCCAAAAACAATCCGGGTATCAAGGCATTCTGGATGAACTGGGACACCTGCGCTGGCTTTGGCTCCCCGGTTAACTGCGGCATCTGTCAGCCGACCTGCCCGTTCAACCATCCGACCGAAGCCATCATCCACCCGGTGGTACGAGCAACCGCGGCAAATACCGGCATTTTCAACAAGTTCTTCGCCGATATGGATAGGGTTTTCGGCTACGGCAAAGTCCGCTCCGCCGAGGAGATGGAAGCCTGGTGGACCCGCGATCTGGCCACCTATAAGGGTGATACCATCTTAGGCTCCGGCAAATACATCTGGTAA
- the cysK gene encoding cysteine synthase A codes for MAVERKIEKVTFRKKSFPALTRGIAADITETIGNTPLVRLNRVTAGAGADVVAKLESFNPLHSVKDRIGVALIADAEASGKLKPGVTIIEPTSGNTGIALAFAAAARGYRLILTMPDTFSIERRQLLAILGAEIILTPGAEGMPGAIRRAQELADSNGYFMPQQFQNPANPEIHRLTTAEEIWRDTEGRADALVAGVGTGGTVTGVAEALKKKKPSFKAFAVEPAASPVLSGGKPGPHKIQGIGAGFIPGILKTELIDDIIQVTNENAGAMARRLAKEEGILAGISSGAAVWAAAEVAKRPDMKGKLIVAVLPDTGERYLSTWLFQDAIAAPPTNL; via the coding sequence ATGGCCGTCGAGCGTAAGATCGAAAAAGTGACCTTCCGGAAGAAGTCTTTCCCGGCCCTGACCCGCGGCATCGCCGCCGACATCACCGAGACCATCGGCAACACGCCGCTGGTGCGCTTGAACCGGGTCACGGCGGGCGCCGGCGCCGACGTCGTGGCCAAGCTGGAGTCCTTTAACCCGCTTCATTCGGTCAAAGACCGCATCGGCGTGGCCTTGATCGCCGACGCCGAGGCTTCCGGCAAACTCAAACCCGGCGTCACCATCATCGAGCCGACCTCCGGCAACACCGGCATCGCCCTGGCCTTTGCCGCCGCCGCCCGCGGCTACCGGCTCATTCTGACCATGCCGGATACGTTTTCGATAGAGCGGCGGCAGTTGCTGGCGATACTGGGCGCCGAAATAATCCTCACCCCGGGCGCCGAGGGGATGCCCGGCGCCATCCGGCGCGCCCAGGAACTGGCTGACAGTAACGGCTATTTCATGCCTCAGCAGTTTCAAAACCCGGCCAATCCGGAGATTCACCGCCTGACCACCGCCGAGGAGATCTGGCGCGACACCGAAGGCCGCGCCGACGCCCTGGTGGCGGGCGTCGGCACCGGGGGCACTGTCACCGGCGTCGCCGAAGCGCTTAAAAAGAAAAAGCCGTCATTCAAAGCCTTCGCCGTGGAACCGGCCGCTTCTCCGGTACTGTCCGGCGGCAAGCCCGGCCCCCACAAGATTCAGGGCATCGGCGCCGGTTTCATCCCCGGGATTTTGAAGACGGAACTAATCGATGACATAATTCAGGTGACTAACGAAAACGCCGGCGCCATGGCCCGCCGCCTGGCGAAAGAAGAAGGTATCCTGGCCGGCATCTCTTCCGGCGCCGCCGTCTGGGCCGCCGCCGAGGTAGCCAAACGGCCGGATATGAAGGGCAAGCTCATCGTGGCAGTGCTGCCGGACACCGGCGAGCGTTACCTGTCGACCTGGCTGTTCCAGGATGCAATTGCCGCCCCTCCAACGAATCTCTAG